In Paenibacillus ihbetae, the following are encoded in one genomic region:
- a CDS encoding extracellular solute-binding protein, producing MSKKMFSAALVLTLLISLLAACSGNGSGNNPPAAGSDGSPAPAGSGGGQAATADYGDTGGLALPLVDKPTTIKMLVVSDSTKLNEKWAVQELERRTGVKVNLEFYSTATFKEKLNFILASGDLPDIIHGPSLAELNDLGGKGAFAAINDYLDQLPNFKALYVDNPENNWVMKSYSDEKGNLYTWPTYGINREVNHGFLYRKDIFDKHNIPLWTNQDEFYQALKKLKELYPNSVPYSSKTQANIFRDWGHSWGLSGYPNNYDEETKQWEFSFTQPEFKEMLDFMKKLYNEGLLDPEFMTDTSANWTAKMTSNNSFVTYDWIGRLDMFATQAKDAIPDYDLRYGNPIGPSGKTLSLPTIATFGHAVAKNKNTEVSMKLLDYLTSPSGAELMTVGQEGVNYELDENGRPVYPELKDLELVDIKALEDKYGLWTQGFYVRTDSRSVYYNFTEKEQEAQDMMKDKKLALDPVLKFTDEETSTIAELTQALQKAGEEFSAKYVLTASHGQAEWDAWLQQAKKLGEDEFVGAYNAAQARYDAE from the coding sequence ATGTCAAAAAAGATGTTTTCTGCAGCACTGGTTTTGACGCTTCTAATCTCGCTTCTTGCAGCATGCAGCGGGAACGGCAGCGGGAATAACCCGCCTGCCGCCGGTTCCGACGGATCGCCTGCGCCGGCCGGCTCCGGCGGCGGGCAAGCGGCGACCGCCGATTACGGCGATACTGGAGGTCTTGCCCTCCCTCTCGTCGATAAACCGACCACGATTAAGATGCTTGTCGTCAGCGACTCTACCAAGCTGAACGAGAAGTGGGCCGTCCAAGAGCTGGAAAGGCGAACCGGCGTTAAGGTCAACCTCGAATTTTACTCCACCGCCACGTTCAAAGAAAAGCTGAATTTCATTCTGGCTTCCGGGGATTTACCGGATATTATTCACGGCCCTTCGCTCGCGGAGCTCAACGACCTCGGCGGCAAAGGCGCTTTCGCCGCCATCAACGATTACCTCGACCAGCTGCCCAACTTCAAGGCACTTTACGTAGACAATCCGGAGAACAATTGGGTCATGAAGTCTTACTCCGATGAGAAGGGAAATCTGTACACATGGCCGACTTACGGCATCAACCGCGAAGTGAATCACGGCTTCCTGTACCGCAAAGACATTTTCGACAAGCATAATATCCCGCTTTGGACCAATCAGGACGAATTTTATCAGGCGCTGAAGAAGCTGAAGGAATTGTATCCGAACTCCGTCCCGTACTCTTCCAAGACGCAGGCCAACATCTTCCGGGATTGGGGACACAGCTGGGGGCTCAGCGGTTACCCGAACAATTATGACGAGGAAACGAAGCAATGGGAGTTCTCGTTCACCCAGCCGGAGTTTAAAGAAATGCTGGATTTCATGAAGAAGCTTTATAATGAGGGACTGCTTGATCCGGAGTTTATGACCGATACGTCCGCCAACTGGACTGCCAAGATGACCAGCAACAATTCATTTGTCACCTATGACTGGATCGGCCGTCTCGACATGTTCGCAACCCAAGCGAAAGACGCCATTCCGGACTATGATCTCCGGTACGGCAATCCGATCGGCCCATCCGGCAAAACGCTCAGCCTGCCGACAATCGCGACGTTCGGCCATGCGGTGGCAAAGAACAAAAACACCGAAGTCTCCATGAAGCTCCTGGATTATTTGACAAGCCCGTCCGGCGCAGAGCTGATGACGGTGGGCCAGGAAGGCGTCAACTATGAGCTTGACGAGAACGGCAGACCTGTCTATCCGGAGCTGAAGGACCTTGAGCTCGTTGATATTAAAGCGCTTGAGGATAAATACGGCTTGTGGACGCAAGGCTTCTATGTCCGCACCGATTCCCGCAGCGTGTACTATAACTTCACCGAGAAAGAGCAGGAAGCGCAGGATATGATGAAGGATAAGAAGCTTGCGCTTGATCCGGTCCTGAAATTTACCGACGAGGAGACCTCCACGATCGCGGAGCTCACCCAAGCGCTGCAAAAGGCGGGCGAGGAATTCAGCGCGAAATACGTCTTAACCGCTTCCCACGGTCAGGCGGAATGGGATGCGTGGCTTCAGCAAGCAAAGAAACTCGGCGAAGATGAGTTCGTCGGTGCGTATAATGCGGCGCAAGCGCGTTATGATGCCGAGTAA
- a CDS encoding polysaccharide lyase family 8 super-sandwich domain-containing protein yields the protein MMKRAIAMMLMVAMVFMLAEPAAAGSGAGGDEFDRLRAKWRNYLTGGDMYELPVQDPAVQARIDSISAGGQSAWDSMNKEPGRTYLWEDAVEAKFPSSSYIYENYKRLYRMALAYSTKGSELYGDAALLSDLIGGLDWVYENQYNERLDWKVNYHHWEINVPTVLSNITTLLYEQLGPERVDHYMDAVHRFANDPTTYALSVVPSYGANRLSESLPIALRGILVKDGSRLALVRDRLSDYEALIFPYVQEGNGWYRDGSFISHDRHAYNGTYGLEQYSILITLMYLLDGSSWELSDPRVENVYQWTDDGYLPLVYNGRLMDMVNGRSTARQGASDHVQGNKLIDSLLILSEFAEPERASVYKQAIKAWVLGKDQLDYRSTASIPMLLRVNRIVQDATIPAAVQPVYMQYAGMDRAVQQRPGYAFGLSMFSNRIYDFETVNGENKKGWYTSSGMTYLYDDDDLQYNNNYWATVNMKRLPGITVDAEYDRPEMDSNKLSTKSWVGGVEISGEFGASGMELEGYRTTLSAKKSWFAFDNEIVALGSDINSTDGRTIETMIENRKLSGDGGQALTVNGQLQPSSLGWSAAMEHVRHIHLEGPAGSAGTGYVFPIEGTTVHALREERSGTWGEVSNQATDPTVYKNRFLNLWFDHGKSPAGGSYAYTLLPNRTAGEVADYSAQQDVTILEQDDYVHAVRENRLQLTAALFWEDVKRTVDQLITVDKKSAVAVRETGDELEVAVSDPTQENRGIIEVEIHRAAAGVVASDPSIKVLSMSPTIKLAVQTGGTLGRTQSITFSKAGVETPPRLALSPVADASVHNGDEAAEAFGSASTMSAKDDGDVRNNRKAYMKFDLTSVETVNRAVLRAKTFNPEGKSAVLNVLGAGDGWDEQDMTWLNAPAEETGPLDSVWINGMEQYYEWDVTEYVRGQLAGDRTATLVVTGADYEGVNMALHSKEHSYGAPQLVIEGSFASGGPVPPEEPAYGEAVTAALDEPFDATAPGERPPGWTAEPEGGSAIVWEQPGAMNDRELRLAAGSEGLTAGIEFEAQEGLLYAQLRIRAEQASVPLHIDLLPAAGESQAIRISMNGKGRMTASDGSSVANLQAYAADTWYKVKLVIDTQAGSYDVYIDEARKAARLGMPPQTAVDGIRFAAGTGGQFLIDDIAAGLANRMEPAPSPQDKQNSDASAAVLPPYTVSDHFNAADAESLVGWALSPTGGTIGLSDMPSEANRSLTIHNTGAGSTSATRLFDAPDGRAAIEFWLKPEQSNQTFGAPYIRDAGNRDIAIILFNNSGNITAFNGATSTVVTPYQAGKWYHMRVELDPSAKTYDLYVNGQLAADDFGYRNTSSGRVSRLLFFSNASAGAMHIDNVRVISEEDEFEAPPPGASPSIALVAPEEAGPGEAVQVKLDLLTLGYRVLPERLVLGYDEDVLEFEGLAAGDPNAVYDVFNTGTGELIITWTNGAHAEASESLPALNFRVKEAPGSTETILRLFSSELYLLPNGVSIRTQQDEAGLILTSETAFDYTVNDSFNIIGSEAPSGWQLNQTGGEVSLADIPSVDNRSLSLRNTKAGQTAAIRAFDSLEGEVTVEYWVRPEQTDQTFGAPYIKDAAGRDTAVILFVNNGTIHAYDGASARTLMPYEAGQWYHMRMAADTESRTYDLYINGTLAADGFAFRNPDSMGIDKLQFFSNALTGTLLLDNVRVISEEDRANHPSPENMPGLTLAAPEEVRSGEQFQATLEPKAGSPGLDVRTERAVLVYDETLFDYEGSAEEGSGQAYTVQEGMPGRLILTWNRSGDADGSAGAAVLNFRMKEAAEEAAGSLRLHAGEVLLLPGGIPVQAPEVEVVVRAITDSKAPVTVMTMLPEAPDGANGWYVSPVSIKLSATDEGSGVSRIEYSLNGGAEWLTAGRDSAELAFESDGEYHLIYRAVDLAGHMEAKREAAFRIDRTPPSVQTNVVTGAVYANDEVLKLQVITHDEGSGPDSSRTALLLDGRPIASDESVPLYLLEPGPHTLVVSGSDMAGNSSQAEVVFHTETSAAVLSRLVDLFEASGAIDNGGIANSLRRKLGSGELQAFLHQVEAQRGKHIAEAEADILIRDALSLLDS from the coding sequence ATGATGAAACGCGCGATTGCAATGATGCTCATGGTGGCGATGGTGTTCATGCTTGCAGAGCCTGCAGCTGCCGGCTCGGGAGCGGGCGGGGATGAGTTCGACCGGTTAAGGGCGAAGTGGCGCAATTATCTTACCGGCGGGGATATGTATGAGCTTCCGGTTCAGGATCCCGCTGTTCAGGCCCGCATCGATTCGATTTCGGCAGGCGGGCAATCCGCTTGGGACAGCATGAACAAGGAGCCCGGCAGAACGTACTTGTGGGAAGATGCGGTAGAAGCCAAATTCCCCAGCTCGTCTTATATTTATGAGAATTATAAGCGGCTGTACCGAATGGCGCTGGCGTACAGCACGAAAGGTTCGGAGCTGTACGGCGACGCGGCATTGCTGAGCGATCTGATTGGAGGCTTGGACTGGGTATACGAGAATCAGTACAACGAGCGGCTGGACTGGAAGGTCAACTACCATCATTGGGAAATTAACGTACCGACCGTTCTAAGCAATATTACAACACTGCTGTACGAGCAGCTCGGACCTGAACGGGTGGACCATTATATGGACGCTGTCCACCGGTTCGCGAATGACCCGACGACGTACGCGCTGTCCGTGGTTCCTTCTTATGGAGCGAATCGGCTGTCGGAATCCCTGCCCATCGCGCTTCGCGGCATACTGGTGAAGGACGGCAGCAGGCTGGCGCTCGTCCGGGACCGGCTGAGCGATTATGAAGCGCTGATCTTTCCCTATGTTCAAGAAGGGAACGGCTGGTACAGAGACGGCTCCTTTATCTCCCATGACAGGCACGCGTATAACGGAACCTACGGATTGGAGCAGTACAGCATATTAATTACGTTAATGTACTTGCTGGACGGCTCGTCCTGGGAGCTGTCCGATCCAAGGGTGGAGAATGTATACCAATGGACGGACGACGGCTATCTTCCGCTCGTCTATAACGGGCGGCTGATGGATATGGTGAACGGGAGATCGACTGCAAGGCAAGGGGCGAGCGATCACGTCCAAGGCAACAAGCTGATCGATTCTTTGCTGATCCTAAGCGAGTTCGCGGAGCCGGAACGGGCGTCCGTGTACAAACAGGCGATCAAGGCTTGGGTCCTGGGTAAGGACCAGCTTGATTACCGCAGCACCGCGTCGATCCCGATGCTGCTTCGCGTGAACAGAATTGTGCAGGACGCGACCATTCCCGCGGCGGTCCAGCCGGTCTACATGCAATATGCCGGCATGGACCGTGCCGTTCAGCAGCGGCCTGGCTATGCATTCGGCCTGAGCATGTTTTCGAACCGGATTTACGATTTTGAGACGGTGAACGGAGAGAACAAGAAGGGGTGGTATACGTCGTCCGGGATGACCTATCTCTACGATGATGATGATCTGCAGTATAACAACAATTATTGGGCGACGGTGAATATGAAGCGGCTTCCGGGCATCACCGTAGACGCGGAATACGACCGTCCGGAGATGGACAGTAACAAGCTGAGCACCAAAAGCTGGGTCGGCGGCGTGGAAATATCGGGCGAATTCGGCGCTTCGGGCATGGAGCTGGAGGGGTACCGGACGACGCTGAGCGCCAAAAAGTCTTGGTTTGCCTTCGATAACGAGATTGTGGCGCTCGGTTCAGACATCAACAGCACGGATGGTCGGACGATCGAGACCATGATCGAGAACCGCAAACTGAGCGGGGACGGAGGGCAGGCGCTCACCGTCAACGGACAACTTCAGCCATCGTCGCTAGGCTGGAGCGCAGCGATGGAGCATGTCCGGCATATTCATCTTGAGGGACCTGCGGGCAGTGCCGGCACCGGGTACGTATTTCCGATCGAAGGAACAACGGTGCACGCGCTCCGGGAGGAGCGAAGCGGCACTTGGGGCGAAGTGTCCAACCAGGCGACGGACCCGACCGTGTATAAGAACCGATTCCTGAACCTATGGTTCGATCACGGTAAAAGCCCGGCGGGCGGCTCGTATGCTTATACGCTGCTTCCGAACCGTACGGCCGGTGAAGTGGCCGATTATTCGGCGCAGCAGGACGTGACGATTCTGGAGCAGGACGATTATGTTCATGCGGTAAGGGAGAATCGATTGCAGCTGACAGCGGCTTTGTTCTGGGAAGACGTGAAACGCACGGTCGATCAGTTGATTACGGTGGATAAGAAGTCCGCGGTAGCGGTGCGGGAAACGGGGGACGAATTGGAGGTTGCCGTATCCGACCCGACGCAAGAGAACCGGGGAATCATTGAGGTGGAAATTCACCGGGCCGCCGCCGGTGTCGTAGCTTCCGATCCGTCCATTAAAGTGCTGAGCATGTCGCCGACAATCAAGCTGGCCGTTCAGACAGGAGGAACCCTGGGACGGACGCAGTCGATCACGTTCTCGAAGGCAGGCGTAGAAACGCCGCCAAGACTTGCGTTATCCCCGGTTGCGGATGCATCTGTTCACAACGGGGATGAAGCGGCAGAGGCGTTCGGATCGGCATCGACCATGTCGGCTAAGGACGACGGTGACGTTAGGAACAACCGGAAGGCATACATGAAGTTCGACCTGACTTCGGTGGAGACGGTAAACAGGGCCGTGTTGCGCGCGAAGACCTTTAATCCGGAAGGCAAGTCCGCGGTGCTGAACGTGCTAGGCGCCGGTGACGGCTGGGATGAACAGGATATGACATGGCTGAACGCGCCTGCTGAAGAGACCGGACCGCTGGATTCGGTATGGATTAACGGTATGGAGCAGTATTACGAGTGGGATGTAACCGAGTACGTTCGCGGTCAATTGGCGGGCGATCGAACAGCGACCCTTGTCGTAACGGGCGCGGATTACGAAGGAGTCAACATGGCGCTTCACAGCAAGGAGCATTCCTACGGTGCTCCGCAGCTTGTCATTGAGGGAAGCTTCGCATCCGGGGGTCCGGTTCCGCCCGAGGAGCCGGCTTACGGCGAAGCAGTGACGGCGGCGCTTGACGAGCCATTCGACGCGACTGCTCCGGGCGAGCGGCCTCCGGGGTGGACGGCCGAGCCGGAGGGCGGGTCGGCAATCGTCTGGGAGCAGCCGGGCGCAATGAATGACCGGGAGCTGCGGCTGGCAGCAGGCTCTGAAGGATTAACGGCGGGCATTGAGTTTGAAGCCCAAGAGGGCTTGCTTTATGCGCAGTTAAGGATTCGAGCGGAGCAAGCCTCTGTGCCGCTGCACATCGATTTGCTGCCTGCTGCCGGGGAATCGCAGGCAATACGCATTTCGATGAACGGCAAGGGACGGATGACGGCCAGCGACGGCTCCTCGGTTGCCAATCTGCAGGCTTACGCTGCGGATACCTGGTATAAGGTGAAGCTGGTCATCGACACGCAGGCCGGCAGCTACGACGTGTACATTGACGAGGCAAGGAAAGCCGCAAGACTGGGCATGCCGCCGCAGACAGCGGTTGACGGAATCCGGTTTGCGGCCGGTACCGGAGGGCAGTTTCTCATCGATGATATAGCGGCAGGACTCGCGAATCGGATGGAGCCGGCACCCTCGCCGCAGGACAAACAGAACAGCGATGCTTCGGCCGCGGTGCTGCCGCCTTACACGGTGAGCGACCATTTTAATGCGGCGGATGCGGAATCGCTGGTTGGCTGGGCGCTGAGTCCGACCGGCGGTACCATCGGGCTGTCCGATATGCCGAGCGAGGCCAACCGAAGCTTGACGATTCACAATACGGGCGCGGGATCGACTTCGGCCACCAGATTATTCGATGCTCCCGACGGCCGCGCGGCCATCGAGTTCTGGCTGAAGCCCGAGCAGAGCAATCAGACGTTCGGCGCGCCCTATATCCGTGATGCCGGCAATCGGGATATCGCGATTATCCTGTTTAATAACAGCGGCAATATTACGGCGTTCAACGGAGCAACATCGACGGTGGTAACCCCTTATCAGGCGGGAAAATGGTATCACATGCGGGTTGAGCTCGACCCGAGCGCCAAAACCTACGATTTATACGTTAACGGCCAATTGGCCGCAGACGACTTCGGATACCGCAATACGAGCAGCGGCCGCGTCAGCCGGCTCCTCTTCTTCAGCAACGCTTCGGCCGGAGCCATGCATATCGATAACGTTCGCGTTATTTCGGAAGAAGACGAGTTTGAAGCTCCTCCGCCGGGAGCCAGTCCTTCCATCGCCCTGGTCGCGCCGGAAGAAGCAGGACCAGGCGAGGCCGTGCAGGTGAAGCTCGATCTCCTGACGCTGGGATACCGGGTATTGCCGGAGCGGCTGGTGCTGGGCTATGACGAGGATGTATTGGAGTTCGAAGGGCTGGCGGCAGGTGATCCGAATGCGGTATACGATGTGTTCAACACCGGAACGGGCGAGCTAATTATCACCTGGACCAACGGCGCCCATGCTGAGGCCAGCGAGAGTCTCCCGGCACTGAACTTCCGGGTGAAGGAAGCGCCCGGATCTACGGAAACGATACTCCGGCTGTTCTCTTCCGAGCTTTATCTGCTGCCAAACGGCGTATCGATCCGGACCCAGCAGGATGAAGCAGGGCTAATCCTTACTTCGGAAACGGCGTTCGATTATACGGTGAACGATAGCTTCAACATCATCGGAAGCGAAGCGCCTTCCGGCTGGCAGCTGAATCAGACCGGAGGGGAAGTATCGCTCGCGGATATTCCGAGCGTGGATAACCGCAGCTTGAGCCTCCGCAATACGAAGGCAGGCCAGACGGCAGCGATCCGAGCGTTCGATTCATTAGAAGGCGAGGTGACCGTGGAGTATTGGGTCAGACCGGAGCAGACCGACCAGACCTTCGGCGCGCCGTACATCAAGGATGCCGCAGGCCGCGACACCGCGGTCATCCTGTTTGTGAACAACGGTACGATTCATGCCTACGACGGCGCATCGGCTCGGACGCTGATGCCATATGAAGCGGGGCAGTGGTATCACATGAGAATGGCGGCCGATACGGAGTCGAGAACCTACGATCTGTATATCAACGGTACGCTCGCTGCAGACGGCTTCGCCTTCCGTAATCCAGACAGCATGGGCATCGATAAGCTGCAATTTTTCAGCAACGCCTTGACGGGAACGCTGCTTCTCGATAATGTCCGGGTCATTTCGGAGGAGGACCGTGCAAACCATCCCAGCCCTGAGAATATGCCGGGCCTGACGCTCGCCGCCCCGGAAGAGGTAAGAAGCGGGGAGCAGTTCCAGGCGACGCTTGAACCGAAAGCCGGCAGCCCCGGATTGGACGTGCGGACGGAACGGGCAGTGCTTGTTTATGACGAGACGCTGTTTGACTATGAAGGATCAGCCGAGGAGGGGTCGGGTCAGGCCTATACCGTACAAGAAGGAATGCCCGGCCGGCTGATCCTCACTTGGAACCGCAGCGGCGACGCGGACGGGAGCGCCGGAGCGGCTGTCTTGAATTTCCGCATGAAGGAGGCTGCGGAAGAGGCTGCGGGCTCGCTGCGTCTGCATGCAGGGGAGGTGCTATTACTGCCGGGCGGGATACCCGTTCAGGCACCTGAGGTTGAAGTGGTTGTGAGGGCAATTACCGACTCGAAGGCTCCGGTTACGGTGATGACCATGCTTCCTGAAGCCCCTGACGGAGCGAACGGCTGGTATGTGTCTCCTGTAAGCATCAAGCTGAGTGCCACCGACGAAGGGTCAGGCGTAAGCCGGATCGAATACAGCCTGAACGGCGGCGCGGAATGGCTGACCGCGGGGAGGGACAGCGCCGAATTGGCATTCGAGTCGGACGGGGAATACCATCTGATCTATCGCGCGGTGGACCTGGCCGGACATATGGAAGCGAAGCGCGAGGCGGCATTCCGGATTGATCGAACCCCGCCGAGCGTTCAGACCAACGTGGTGACCGGAGCGGTTTACGCGAATGACGAAGTGCTCAAGCTGCAGGTGATCACGCATGATGAGGGATCCGGCCCGGACAGCTCGCGCACCGCCTTGCTGCTTGACGGCCGGCCGATCGCTTCGGATGAGAGCGTTCCACTGTATCTGCTCGAGCCCGGCCCTCATACGCTTGTGGTCAGCGGAAGCGATATGGCGGGCAATTCGAGTCAAGCCGAAGTGGTCTTTCATACGGAAACGAGCGCGGCGGTGCTCAGCCGCTTGGTCGACCTGTTTGAAGCATCGGGCGCGATTGATAACGGCGGGATTGCGAACAGCCTTCGCCGGAAGTTAGGCAGCGGGGAGCTGCAGGCGTTCCTGCATCAAGTCGAGGCCCAGAGAGGCAAGCATATTGCGGAAGCGGAAGCCGATATTTTGATCCGGGACGCCTTGTCCTTGCTCGACTCCTGA
- a CDS encoding zinc-dependent alcohol dehydrogenase: MKSVVTYEQQVTIVESERPLIKPNHVLMKTSYSMVSPGTELSIIHRSGGAQSKLGYSAAGIAVEVADEVTDIRVGQQVACYGAPYVNHSEYLLVPKHLIAPVPDHVSLKEASAAGLGAIAIHGLRQSGLVFGECAVVIGLGVIGQLVARIAHAAAIKVIAIDLYEERRKTLQEVAGITVCASFEEVEAAIGSVTGHIGADAVLHCASGAQKELLDRSFDWIRDRGKIVIVGDMVMEFSRGQMFKKEADVVISRAGGPGRYDPEYEREGRDYPIGFVRWTEGRNMKEYIRLLAEGRISAGSLITTQVPLIHAADIYRDYTSRPDQILGAVISY, translated from the coding sequence ATGAAAAGCGTCGTAACGTATGAACAGCAGGTGACAATTGTTGAGAGCGAGAGGCCGCTCATTAAACCGAACCACGTTCTTATGAAAACCAGCTATTCGATGGTAAGCCCGGGCACGGAATTATCGATCATTCATCGAAGCGGAGGGGCGCAGAGCAAGCTTGGATACAGCGCAGCCGGTATCGCGGTGGAGGTCGCAGACGAGGTGACGGATATTCGCGTCGGCCAGCAGGTGGCTTGCTACGGCGCACCGTACGTGAACCATTCCGAATATTTGCTGGTGCCCAAGCATTTGATCGCCCCCGTTCCAGACCATGTCAGCCTGAAGGAAGCCTCGGCCGCCGGCCTGGGCGCCATTGCCATACACGGTTTGCGCCAGTCGGGTCTCGTATTCGGCGAATGCGCCGTTGTCATCGGGCTTGGCGTCATCGGCCAGCTGGTCGCCCGAATCGCTCATGCTGCCGCCATAAAGGTCATTGCCATCGACCTATACGAGGAGCGGCGCAAGACGCTTCAGGAGGTCGCGGGCATTACAGTGTGCGCAAGCTTCGAGGAGGTAGAGGCGGCCATCGGCAGCGTGACGGGCCATATCGGCGCAGACGCCGTCCTTCACTGCGCATCCGGCGCCCAGAAAGAGCTGTTGGACCGCAGCTTCGATTGGATTCGGGACCGCGGGAAAATCGTCATCGTCGGGGATATGGTGATGGAATTCAGCCGGGGGCAAATGTTCAAGAAGGAAGCGGACGTCGTCATTTCCCGGGCCGGCGGACCGGGGCGGTATGACCCGGAATATGAAAGGGAAGGGCGCGATTATCCGATCGGATTCGTCAGATGGACGGAAGGCCGGAACATGAAGGAATATATCCGCCTGCTGGCGGAAGGGCGAATTTCAGCAGGATCGCTCATTACGACACAAGTGCCGTTAATCCATGCCGCGGATATTTATCGGGATTATACGTCCAGACCGGACCAAATCCTTGGAGCGGTTATCTCGTACTAA
- a CDS encoding extracellular solute-binding protein yields the protein MSDKQSRKTFRTRMEEMIRTLREQIMAGHYAVGEYLPSELDLSRKFQLSNNSVRKGLDTLVEEGLVEKIPRVGNRIKAPSSEDQIVIRLGYYPIIDSQGELPYLLNEFQKRHPHIRVEPIQISDARGYVRDLLTHDMIDMAMMNTYLYQDLLEEQAVELLEPQEPFEEMYPFLKKAFQYKDELYAQPFIFSPVILCYNREHFASLQLPEPDSSWTWDDLIANASKLAIHNERFGFYYHLLSPNRWIVFLLQSGEVFRRDEDGRYRVHETRLLDGIEKVRDILYQPGVYPLLLSASSGEAERLFKEQQVSIIMTTYFSINNLKEADFEFDVAPLPHLNSFNTLNLTIGLAIHKRSKVKSAAKQLVDFLVSDEAQRVIRKETFSIPAHKQAAQWTGQTVYPTRYQMYKEIIPSFSTFTDTGLTLKQLEDMLSECKLYWSGLRTKERLAAGIEAILNQDGTGRYS from the coding sequence ATGTCTGACAAGCAAAGCAGAAAAACGTTCAGGACGCGGATGGAAGAGATGATCCGGACGCTGAGGGAACAGATTATGGCCGGCCATTACGCGGTAGGGGAGTATCTCCCCTCGGAACTGGATTTAAGCCGGAAGTTCCAGCTCAGCAACAATTCCGTCCGCAAAGGCTTGGACACATTGGTGGAAGAAGGATTGGTAGAGAAAATTCCGAGAGTCGGCAACCGCATCAAAGCACCTTCGAGCGAGGATCAAATCGTCATCCGCCTGGGCTATTATCCGATAATCGATTCTCAAGGCGAGCTTCCTTATTTATTGAATGAGTTTCAGAAGCGGCATCCGCATATTCGGGTAGAGCCGATCCAAATCAGCGACGCCCGGGGATATGTGCGGGATCTGCTGACCCATGACATGATCGACATGGCCATGATGAACACGTATCTGTATCAGGATCTGCTGGAGGAACAGGCGGTAGAATTGCTGGAGCCGCAAGAACCGTTTGAAGAGATGTACCCTTTTTTGAAAAAAGCCTTTCAATATAAGGACGAGCTATATGCGCAGCCGTTCATCTTTTCTCCGGTGATTCTTTGTTATAACCGGGAGCACTTTGCCTCGCTTCAGCTTCCGGAGCCGGACAGCAGCTGGACATGGGACGACTTGATCGCAAACGCTTCCAAGCTGGCGATTCACAACGAGCGGTTCGGCTTTTATTATCACCTGCTCAGTCCGAACCGGTGGATCGTGTTTCTGCTCCAGAGCGGGGAAGTGTTCCGAAGAGATGAAGACGGGCGATACCGGGTTCATGAAACGAGACTGCTGGACGGCATTGAGAAGGTAAGGGACATCTTGTACCAGCCCGGCGTATATCCGCTCCTGTTGTCCGCAAGCAGCGGAGAGGCGGAGCGGCTGTTCAAGGAGCAGCAGGTATCCATCATCATGACGACGTACTTTTCCATTAACAATCTAAAGGAAGCGGACTTCGAATTCGACGTCGCTCCGCTTCCTCATTTAAACAGCTTTAATACGTTAAACCTTACGATCGGCCTTGCGATCCATAAACGTTCCAAAGTGAAATCGGCGGCCAAACAGCTGGTCGATTTTCTCGTATCGGACGAAGCCCAGCGGGTTATACGGAAGGAGACGTTCAGCATTCCGGCCCATAAGCAGGCGGCGCAATGGACCGGGCAGACGGTATATCCGACCCGCTATCAGATGTACAAGGAGATTATTCCGAGCTTCAGTACGTTTACCGACACGGGACTGACGCTGAAGCAGCTGGAGGACATGCTGTCGGAGTGCAAGCTCTATTGGTCGGGACTTCGGACCAAAGAGAGGCTCGCCGCCGGCATCGAAGCGATATTGAATCAGGATGGGACCGGGCGATACTCATAA